The following proteins come from a genomic window of Pocillopora verrucosa isolate sample1 chromosome 6, ASM3666991v2, whole genome shotgun sequence:
- the LOC136281632 gene encoding beta-4C adrenergic receptor-like, which produces MAENECDHLNELSFGNSADVEDFRPVLVANCVFNSFLSYTTITLNIVTIHAIRKTALLPKPLRTLLLSLAASDVGVGLFVQPLYISTLVSRLNQKRIDCISYKKLLAAINFFCISSLFNVVTISVDRFLAVHLHLRYQELVTHKRVIAAVISIWLFSTIISSCAFYDSLLIISRVVWFVNITVCLITVVIVYWRIYIVLKRHKNQIRGLQIQEVQQGVQNDDLSNFLKLRKSALGTFYVCIVFMICYLPSYILSFLQMARLLSPISLYEASLYTTTLVFLNSSLNSVIYCWKMGPIRRSLMDIMRGIVNRFRE; this is translated from the coding sequence atggctgaaaacgagtgcgaCCATCTCAACGAGCTTTCCTTTGGAAACTCTGcggatgttgaagattttcgtccggTACTGGTCGCTAATTGTGTCTTCAACAGCTTTTTGTCCTATACAACCATCACTTTGAACATCGttaccatccatgcgataaggaaaaccgcgttgttgccaaaacctttgagaacattattactgagcctggctgcctccgatgttggCGTTGGTTTGTTTGTCCAACCGCTCTACATTTCTACTTTGGTCAGCCGGTTAAATcaaaaacgtatcgactgcatttccTACAAGAAATTGTTGGCCgctatcaatttcttttgtatatcTTCGCTCTTTaatgttgtaaccataagtgtggataggttcttagctgttcaccttcatctcagatatcaagagcttgtgactcacaagcgcgtgATTGCAGCGGTgatatcaatatggctgttTAGCACAATCATTTCTTCATGTGCCTTTTACGATTCACTGCTTATCATCTCACGAGTCGTATGGTTCGTGAACATAACTGTTTGCCTCATTACAGTGgtaattgtctactggaggatttatatagtcttaaagcgacacaaaaaccagattcgaggccttcaaatccaagaagtacaacagggagttcaaaatgacgacttatcaaactttttgaagctgCGAAAGTCAGCacttggaacattttatgtatgtattgtgttcatgatttgttatttgccttcttatattctctcttttttacaAATGGCTCGCCTTTTAAGTCCAATCTCTCTCTACGAAGCTTCGCTCTATACAACGACTTTggttttcctcaactcgtctttgaactctgttatatactgctggaagatgggacccattcgtcgcTCTCTTATGGACATAATGCGAGGCATCGTCAATCGATTTAGAGAATAG
- the LOC136281631 gene encoding ryncolin-1-like, giving the protein MAMQLNSLKVEALTLSAINRPPRECDDILYAGYNISGVYDINPDRKTEFKVYCDLQTNSGGWIVLQRRQDASVSFHRNWNDYRSGLGDLRKNFWLGNDKIYRITTANETSLRIELEDWSGKRFFAHYDVFKVDKEKNSYKITVIGYNGTYGDSLRYLNNMMFSTRDRDNDMWKTGSCSNDLTGRWRFNDCHNSNLNGQFMGNTKAYIGIGWVRFKHNLSLKFVEMKMRAQSFPKEKENEREKRDKNFFAQIRETILSVSIKYFLQKLVTRNCFVHKHKS; this is encoded by the exons ATGGCAATGCAATTGAACTCCTTGAAAGTTGAAGCCTTAACTCTTTCTGCAATTAACAGACCTC CGAGAGAGTGCGATGATATCCTTTATGCTGGCTACAACATTAGTGGTGTTTATGACATCAACCCTGACAGAAAAACAGAGTTTAAGGTGTATTGCGACCTGCAGACGAACAGCGGAGGATGGATCGTGTTGCAAAGGCGACAGGATGCATCTGTCAGCTTCCATCGCAATTGGAATGACTATAGATCAGGCTTGGGAGACCTTAGAAAGAATTTCTGGCTGGGAAACGACAAAATTTATCGTATCACCACAGCAAATGAGACGTCGCTGCGAATCGAGCTGGAGGATTGGAGTGGAAAGAGATTTTTCGCTCATTACGACGTGTTCAAGGtagacaaggaaaaaaacagttacaagATCACGGTCATCGGTTACAATGGTACATACGGGGATTCGTTGAGGTACCTTAACAACATGATGTTCAGCACCAGAGACAGGGATAACGACATGTGGAAGACAGGAAGCTGCTCAAATGACCTAACCGGGAGATGGCGGTTTAACGATTGTCACAACTCTAATTTAAACGGACAGTTCATGGGGAACACAAAAGCTTACATTGGTATTGGCTGGGTTCGATTTAAACATAACCTCTCCTTAAAGTTTGTGGAAATGAAGATGAGAGCTCAGTCCTTCccgaaagaaaaagagaatgaaaggGAGAAGcgagacaaaaatttttttgcacaaatTCGTGAAACAATTTTGAGTGTATCTATAAAGTATTTCTTACAAAAACTTGTAACGCGTAACTGTTTCGTCCACAAACATAAGAGCTAA
- the LOC136281633 gene encoding alpha-2 adrenergic receptor-like, translating into MAENVCDILNEFFYGTSADVGQSRPTLVANCVFNSFLCYTTIILNILTIHAIRKTALLPKPLRTLLPGLAASDVGVGLLVQLLYISTMVSGLKPTRIDCISYKGLYVVINFFCASSLLNVVTISVDRFLAVHLHLRYQELVTRKRVIAAVISIWLLSIIISSSVFWDPSFFISRVIRVVNKTVCLILVAIIYWRIYIVLKRHKIQIQGLQIQEVQQGVQNGDLSSF; encoded by the coding sequence ATGGCGGAAAACGTTTGCGACATTCTCAACGAGTTTTTCTATGGAACCTCTGCGGATGTTGGACAATCTCGTCCGACACTTGTGGCTAATTGTGTCTTCAACAGCTTTTTGTGTTAtacaaccatcattttgaatatcttaaccatccatgcgataaggaaaaccgcgttgttgccaaaacctttgagaacattattaccGGGCCTGGCTGCCTCTGATGTTGGCGTTGGTTTGTTGGTCCAACTACTCTACATTTCCACTATGGTCAGCGGTTTGAAACCAACGcgtatcgactgcatttccTACAAGGGGTTGTACGtcgttatcaatttcttttgcgCATCTTCGCTCTTAAATGTTGTAACTATcagtgtggacaggttcttagctgttcaccttcatctcagatatcaagagcttgtgactcgCAAGCGCGTCATTGCCGCCGTgatatcaatatggctgttAAGCATAATTATTTCTTCTAGTGTCTTTTGGGATCCATCTTTTTTCATCTCACGAGTCATAAGGGTCGTGAACAAGACTGTTTGCCTCATTCTGGTGGCAATTatctactggaggatttatatagtcttaaagcgacacaaaatCCAGATTCaaggccttcaaatccaagaagtacaacagggagttcaaaatggcgacttatcaaGCTTTTGA